One stretch of Nitratiruptor tergarcus DSM 16512 DNA includes these proteins:
- the rpsI gene encoding 30S ribosomal protein S9, which translates to MSRIYATGKRKTAAAKVWLSKGSGKIVVNGMSLDEWLGGHEALKLRVKLPLALTKMEESVDIVAKTLGGGYAAQADALKHGISKALCEMDESLRSVLKPHGLLTRDARVVERKKYGKHKARRSPQFSKR; encoded by the coding sequence ATGAGTAGAATTTACGCAACAGGTAAAAGAAAAACAGCAGCAGCAAAAGTTTGGCTAAGTAAAGGTAGTGGAAAAATAGTTGTTAATGGAATGAGTCTTGATGAGTGGCTTGGAGGGCATGAAGCATTAAAACTTCGTGTAAAACTTCCTTTGGCGCTCACAAAGATGGAAGAGAGTGTAGATATAGTAGCAAAGACTTTAGGTGGGGGGTATGCAGCACAGGCTGATGCACTCAAACATGGAATTTCAAAAGCTCTTTGTGAAATGGATGAGAGTTTACGATCAGTTCTAAAACCTCATGGACTCCTTACGAGAGATGCAAGAGTCGTTGAAAGAAAAAAATACGGAAAGCACAAAGCAAGACGTTCTCCACAGTTTTCAAAAAGATAA
- the rplM gene encoding 50S ribosomal protein L13, translating to MKFTKMLKPNEVERKWHVIDAEGKTFGRLITEIATLLRGKHKPSYTPHVDCGDYVVVINASKVKVTGNKEAKEYHRHTGYFGGVKSEKLAVLREKNPEKLFKLATRGMLPKTKLGREMLKKLKVYPGSEHPHTAQVKGN from the coding sequence ATGAAATTTACAAAAATGCTCAAACCGAATGAAGTCGAGAGAAAATGGCATGTGATTGATGCGGAAGGAAAGACATTTGGTCGATTGATTACAGAAATTGCGACACTGCTTCGCGGAAAGCATAAGCCAAGCTATACTCCACACGTAGATTGCGGTGATTACGTAGTTGTTATTAATGCTTCAAAAGTTAAAGTTACTGGTAACAAAGAAGCAAAAGAGTACCATAGACATACCGGATATTTTGGTGGAGTGAAAAGTGAAAAACTCGCTGTACTAAGAGAAAAAAATCCAGAAAAACTTTTTAAACTTGCTACTCGCGGCATGCTGCCAAAAACAAAACTAGGCCGTGAAATGCTTAAAAAACTTAAAGTATATCCAGGCAGTGAACATCCTCATACAGCACAAGTAAAGGGAAACTAA